The following coding sequences are from one Candidatus Hydrogenedens sp. window:
- a CDS encoding DUF1638 domain-containing protein, giving the protein MDAFELKRKLLEKIHYAKPKRYAVVACHVLWREIAYYSSLSPHVYDYFFLEQGLHDAPQCLHERLQRKIDEIDTLKYDAILIGYGLCSNGTLNIISKYTPLVFVKAHDCITFFLGSRERYREYFNKYPGIYWFTPGWIEDSVMPGPDREKVIRELLSEIYGNENLDYLIESLETWKNKYRCAGYIDLGLGNREYAKKYTQISAQHLGWEYYEFKGDPILIIRWLLGEWEYSDDFIVLPPGKKLKPTYDDEIATIE; this is encoded by the coding sequence ATGGATGCCTTTGAACTTAAAAGAAAGTTGTTAGAAAAAATACATTATGCGAAACCCAAGCGATACGCTGTTGTTGCATGTCATGTTCTTTGGCGAGAAATAGCCTATTATTCTTCTCTTTCGCCTCATGTTTACGATTATTTCTTTTTAGAACAGGGTTTGCATGATGCGCCTCAGTGTCTTCATGAGCGACTACAACGGAAAATAGATGAGATAGATACATTGAAATACGATGCCATTCTGATAGGCTATGGTTTATGTAGTAATGGAACATTAAATATCATATCGAAATATACACCATTGGTTTTTGTAAAAGCCCACGATTGTATAACTTTTTTCTTAGGAAGTCGTGAGCGATATCGCGAATATTTTAATAAATATCCAGGTATCTATTGGTTTACACCGGGCTGGATTGAAGATAGCGTTATGCCCGGTCCAGATAGAGAAAAAGTAATTCGTGAATTATTGAGTGAAATATATGGTAATGAAAATCTGGATTATCTAATTGAATCGTTAGAAACATGGAAAAATAAATATCGTTGTGCCGGTTATATAGATTTGGGTTTAGGAAATCGTGAATATGCAAAAAAATATACTCAAATTTCAGCCCAACATTTAGGTTGGGAATATTATGAATTTAAGGGAGACCCTATATTAATAATTCGCTGGTTATTGGGAGAATGGGAATATTCGGATGATTTTATTGTTCTGCCTCCAGGGAAAAAGTTAAAACCCACCTATGATGATGAAATTGCTACTATAGAATAA
- a CDS encoding DUF72 domain-containing protein translates to MVYIGTSGWSYPHWAKGVFYPKSVPTQNWLKYYASIFNAVEVNSTFYRLPNPSLLQRWSSITPPDFIFSIKIWRRISHDLRLKNVQKEIQDFYPSVLPLQEKTKVFLLQTPPSFIPDINLLNEFFFAWMEVFKNTLLAVELRNKKCFKEEVFDVMRKHNISLCLEDYKGCGIDDVMTADWLYIRRHGPTGRYQGEYTHQQLKIEAEKIKQYLKLGKDVFIFFNNDFDGYAPKNAKQLMDLVDSK, encoded by the coding sequence ATGGTTTATATAGGAACCAGTGGTTGGAGTTATCCTCATTGGGCTAAAGGTGTTTTTTATCCAAAGTCTGTGCCTACACAAAATTGGTTAAAATACTACGCCTCTATTTTCAATGCGGTTGAAGTGAATTCTACCTTTTATAGATTACCCAATCCATCGCTATTGCAAAGATGGAGTAGTATTACACCACCTGATTTTATTTTTTCTATAAAAATTTGGCGTCGCATATCCCACGATTTGCGATTGAAAAATGTTCAGAAGGAAATACAGGATTTTTACCCATCTGTTCTACCTTTACAAGAAAAAACGAAGGTATTTTTATTACAAACACCTCCTTCTTTTATACCTGATATAAATTTATTAAACGAATTTTTCTTTGCATGGATGGAAGTATTCAAGAATACCTTGTTAGCAGTAGAATTGCGAAACAAGAAATGTTTTAAGGAAGAAGTCTTTGATGTAATGAGAAAGCACAATATATCCCTATGTTTGGAGGATTATAAAGGTTGTGGGATTGATGATGTAATGACGGCAGATTGGCTATATATTCGCAGGCATGGGCCTACAGGTAGGTATCAAGGGGAATATACACATCAACAATTAAAAATAGAAGCAGAGAAAATAAAGCAATACCTAAAATTAGGAAAAGATGTCTTTATCTTTTTTAATAATGATTTTGATGGTTATGCTCCCAAAAACGCGAAGCAATTGATGGATTTAGTAGATAGTAAATAA
- a CDS encoding Gfo/Idh/MocA family oxidoreductase, giving the protein MEQKTRRDFLKTAGIGTAVTLSALSYSRIAGANDRIAIGMIGCGGRSRDHFKQISAYKDKENVEIIAVCDPWKEKREQVAQMVKDVYGKDPQQFESYQDLLSKAKVDAVLIASADHVHCLHLEASAKAKKHAYCEKPLAKNMKELISAYDAVKENQVVVQIGTQLRSYPSFTGAKEVYKSGILGNVARIEQCRNDSRPYWYPRIREDLKAEDVNWKEFTAGVTDKPFDPVFCSGWYGYREFSDGAIPGWGSHFIDLVHYITGAKFPKTAVCSGGIYTWKDKYNFTCPDHIQVLWTYPEGFMVSYSTNFGNGAGNTFKIFGNQGLMDLQDWNNPILLPDGAYTKTDALKEKIEIEPINRPDHILDWLQCMRSGNEPNASIDAGYQHAVACIMAMIAYDTGKRQIYDPEKREIREG; this is encoded by the coding sequence ATGGAACAAAAAACGCGTCGTGATTTTCTTAAAACAGCAGGGATTGGAACAGCAGTAACTCTTTCCGCATTGAGTTACTCTCGCATTGCAGGAGCCAATGACCGCATCGCTATCGGTATGATAGGTTGTGGCGGTAGGTCTCGCGACCACTTCAAACAAATCAGTGCCTACAAAGATAAAGAGAATGTGGAAATTATCGCTGTTTGTGACCCATGGAAAGAGAAACGCGAACAAGTAGCCCAGATGGTAAAGGATGTATACGGTAAAGACCCACAACAGTTCGAATCGTATCAGGACCTTTTGTCAAAGGCGAAAGTGGATGCGGTATTAATTGCCTCCGCAGACCATGTGCATTGCCTGCATTTAGAAGCATCGGCGAAAGCAAAGAAACACGCCTATTGCGAAAAACCGCTGGCAAAGAACATGAAGGAACTTATTTCTGCCTATGATGCGGTAAAGGAAAACCAGGTCGTTGTGCAGATAGGAACGCAATTACGGAGTTATCCCAGTTTCACCGGTGCAAAAGAAGTTTACAAATCAGGTATTCTTGGTAATGTAGCACGGATAGAACAGTGTCGAAATGATTCCCGCCCTTATTGGTATCCGCGGATTCGAGAAGACCTGAAAGCGGAAGATGTTAACTGGAAGGAATTCACGGCAGGAGTTACTGATAAACCTTTTGACCCGGTATTTTGTTCGGGTTGGTATGGGTATCGTGAATTTTCTGATGGTGCGATACCCGGATGGGGCAGTCATTTTATTGACCTTGTTCACTATATCACAGGGGCAAAATTTCCTAAGACGGCTGTTTGTTCCGGTGGTATTTACACATGGAAGGATAAATATAATTTTACCTGCCCTGACCATATCCAGGTGTTATGGACATATCCCGAAGGTTTTATGGTGTCTTATTCCACAAACTTTGGCAACGGTGCAGGTAATACATTTAAGATTTTTGGCAATCAAGGTCTGATGGACTTACAGGATTGGAATAATCCTATTTTGCTGCCAGATGGTGCTTATACGAAAACAGATGCTCTGAAGGAAAAAATAGAAATTGAACCCATAAATCGACCTGACCATATTCTGGATTGGTTACAATGTATGCGCAGCGGAAATGAACCCAATGCAAGTATAGATGCGGGCTATCAACACGCGGTAGCCTGTATCATGGCAATGATTGCTTACGATACCGGTAAACGCCAGATTTATGACCCCGAAAAACGCGAAATTCGTGAAGGATAA
- a CDS encoding Gfo/Idh/MocA family oxidoreductase — MNKKTRREFLKTASIGTAVTLSALSYSRIAGANDRIAIGMIGCGGRSQDHFKQISAYKDKENVEIIAVCDPWKEKREKTATMVKDVFGKDPQQFESYQDLLSKAKVDAVLIASADHVHARQLEAAAKMKKHAYCEKPLANNMKELISAYDAVKENKVIVQVGTQLRSYPSFTGAREVYKSGILGKVGRVEQCRNGNKPYWYSKIVKNLNPADVNWKEFTAGVTDKPFNPVLCSAWYGYRDFSDGPIPQWGSHFIDLVHYITGAQFPESAVCSGDTYTWKDEYNFSCPDHIQVLWKYPEGFMVSYSTNFGNGAGNSFKIFGNQGLMDLQDWNNPVLLPDGALTKTDALKEKKEIEPIERPDHILDWLQCMRSGNEPNANIEAGYQHAVACIMAMIAYDTGKRQIYDHTRREIREG, encoded by the coding sequence ATGAATAAGAAAACACGAAGAGAATTTTTAAAAACAGCATCTATCGGCACAGCCGTAACATTATCCGCATTGAGTTATTCTCGAATAGCAGGAGCCAATGACCGCATTGCTATCGGCATGATAGGTTGTGGCGGTAGGTCTCAAGACCACTTCAAACAAATCAGTGCCTACAAAGATAAAGAGAATGTGGAAATTATCGCCGTTTGTGACCCATGGAAAGAGAAACGAGAAAAAACAGCGACCATGGTAAAAGATGTATTTGGTAAAGACCCCCAACAGTTCGAATCGTATCAGGACCTTTTATCAAAAGCCAAAGTAGATGCGGTATTAATTGCCTCTGCAGACCATGTGCATGCTCGTCAATTAGAAGCAGCGGCAAAAATGAAAAAACACGCTTATTGTGAGAAACCATTAGCCAACAACATGAAAGAACTTATCTCCGCTTATGATGCTGTTAAGGAAAATAAAGTCATAGTGCAGGTCGGGACACAATTGAGGAGTTATCCCAGTTTTACCGGAGCAAGAGAAGTTTATAAATCGGGCATTCTTGGAAAAGTAGGTCGAGTAGAACAATGTAGAAATGGAAACAAACCTTATTGGTATTCAAAAATTGTCAAAAACTTAAATCCCGCAGATGTTAACTGGAAAGAATTTACAGCAGGTGTTACCGATAAGCCGTTTAACCCGGTTCTATGCTCTGCATGGTATGGCTACCGCGATTTTTCAGATGGACCCATTCCGCAATGGGGAAGCCATTTTATAGACTTGGTGCATTACATCACCGGAGCTCAATTCCCGGAAAGTGCGGTATGCTCAGGTGATACTTATACATGGAAAGATGAATATAATTTCTCCTGCCCTGACCATATTCAGGTATTATGGAAATATCCTGAAGGCTTTATGGTGTCTTATTCCACTAACTTCGGGAATGGTGCGGGTAATTCATTTAAGATTTTTGGCAATCAAGGATTGATGGACCTACAAGATTGGAATAATCCTGTTTTGCTTCCAGATGGTGCTCTTACAAAAACAGATGCCTTGAAAGAAAAAAAGGAAATTGAACCGATAGAACGTCCTGACCATATTTTAGATTGGTTACAATGTATGCGTAGCGGGAATGAACCCAATGCAAATATTGAAGCAGGCTATCAACATGCAGTAGCATGTATCATGGCCATGATTGCCTATGACACGGGTAAACGACAAATTTATGACCATACTCGACGGGAAATCCGAGAAGGATAA
- a CDS encoding SIS domain-containing protein codes for MYFMKDLFQSSPDFKLYYEGYCERLCQLLHRLNKDTLTKIADEIWNKISEGKTLFLAGNGGSSAVLSHWVNDLVVGNYIKNCSPIRAINLSDNQAVITALGNDEGYENIFIGQLRALAKEGDLLIAMSVSGNSPNVIKAVGWAKEHGIRTIGIAGCDGGRLISLSDYGLLAESTKDEYGPVEDVFCIITHIISTYIAQKRGKNLYH; via the coding sequence ATGTATTTCATGAAAGATTTATTTCAATCATCCCCTGATTTTAAATTGTATTATGAAGGATATTGTGAGCGTTTGTGTCAACTTCTTCATCGTTTGAATAAGGATACATTAACAAAAATAGCCGATGAAATATGGAATAAAATTAGTGAGGGGAAGACCCTGTTCCTTGCGGGGAATGGAGGTAGTTCTGCTGTGCTTTCTCACTGGGTTAATGATTTGGTGGTGGGGAATTATATAAAGAATTGTTCGCCCATTCGTGCAATAAATTTATCAGATAATCAAGCGGTAATTACGGCATTAGGAAATGATGAAGGTTATGAAAATATCTTTATCGGGCAATTGCGTGCCCTTGCTAAGGAAGGCGATTTGTTGATAGCAATGTCTGTTAGTGGAAATAGCCCTAATGTTATAAAAGCAGTGGGATGGGCGAAGGAGCATGGAATTCGAACAATAGGAATAGCCGGCTGTGATGGTGGCAGGTTAATTTCTTTAAGTGATTATGGGCTTCTTGCTGAAAGCACAAAAGATGAATACGGTCCTGTAGAAGATGTCTTTTGTATTATCACCCATATTATCAGCACTTATATAGCCCAGAAACGGGGTAAAAATTTATATCATTAA
- a CDS encoding inositol monophosphatase family protein — MDVQEYLELAVTAAHRAGIILSDFFREPCKVIYEDERDIKLQADRDSESAIIDVLESTPFAILSEERGWIREYVMNEPFWVIDPLDGTLNFSRKIPLCAVSIALMKGDEFLLDVVYDFMRRELFSGTKESGALLNDVPIKVSNIKQSNYGIVATGLPVFRPYTENEFQQYVQELRRYRRVRFLGSSALSLAYVACGRIDAFIQDEIMLWDIAGGSALIKFAGGTVKIYDILGVPFAKKIRTACSEEVLKL, encoded by the coding sequence ATGGATGTTCAAGAATATTTAGAATTAGCCGTTACTGCGGCACATCGAGCAGGGATTATTTTATCAGACTTTTTTCGGGAACCCTGTAAGGTTATTTATGAAGATGAACGAGATATAAAATTACAGGCAGACCGTGATTCCGAATCTGCTATTATAGATGTTCTGGAATCAACGCCATTTGCCATTTTATCTGAGGAGCGAGGTTGGATTCGTGAATATGTTATGAATGAACCTTTCTGGGTTATTGACCCATTGGATGGGACATTAAACTTCAGCAGAAAAATACCGTTATGTGCTGTTTCCATCGCTTTAATGAAAGGTGACGAATTTTTATTGGATGTTGTTTATGATTTTATGAGACGGGAGTTATTTTCAGGGACCAAGGAAAGCGGGGCATTATTGAATGATGTTCCTATTAAAGTTTCTAATATAAAACAATCGAATTATGGAATTGTAGCTACAGGACTTCCTGTGTTTCGTCCCTATACAGAAAATGAATTTCAGCAATATGTTCAGGAATTGCGAAGGTATCGAAGAGTTCGTTTTTTAGGGTCATCGGCTTTATCTCTGGCTTATGTTGCCTGTGGGCGGATAGATGCTTTTATACAAGATGAAATTATGTTATGGGATATTGCGGGAGGGTCCGCTTTGATAAAATTTGCCGGTGGAACTGTGAAAATTTATGATATTTTAGGGGTGCCTTTTGCAAAAAAAATACGAACGGCTTGTAGCGAGGAGGTATTGAAATTATGA
- a CDS encoding YhcH/YjgK/YiaL family protein: MIVDRFENWERYFHGKIGKLVLNYIKGLKEDSLDTDMESIYGEDIKARVMSYTTKDISEAIFEAHKKYMDIQFTLSGEEGIGWIPESMAQVKTEYDLEKDVGFYNVDTSKINIIQNVPGQFMLLFPGEVHGAGICLHKKPMTVKKGVVKINWEAFVNSELG; this comes from the coding sequence ATGATAGTTGACCGATTTGAGAATTGGGAACGGTATTTCCATGGGAAGATAGGGAAGTTAGTGCTGAACTACATCAAAGGACTAAAAGAGGATAGCCTGGATACGGATATGGAATCTATCTATGGGGAGGATATAAAAGCACGGGTTATGTCCTATACTACGAAAGACATTTCAGAAGCAATCTTTGAGGCACATAAAAAATATATGGATATACAATTTACACTTTCAGGAGAAGAAGGTATTGGATGGATACCCGAATCTATGGCGCAAGTAAAGACTGAGTATGACCTTGAAAAAGATGTAGGTTTTTACAATGTAGATACATCAAAAATAAATATCATTCAAAATGTGCCAGGGCAATTTATGCTTTTATTTCCTGGTGAGGTGCATGGAGCCGGAATTTGTCTACATAAAAAACCGATGACGGTTAAAAAAGGTGTTGTAAAAATAAATTGGGAAGCGTTTGTCAATTCAGAATTAGGATAA
- a CDS encoding SDR family oxidoreductase, with protein sequence MSPVNLVTGGAGFIGSHLCEALLQRGEEVICLDNFFTGRKRNIQHLIGNPKFEVIRHDITEPILLEVDRIFNLACPASPVHYQFNAVKTIKTNVMGALNVLGMAKRVKARVLQASTSEVYGDPAVHPQPETYWGNVNPIGRRSCYDEGKRVAEALFFDYHRQNGVDIRVIRIFNTYGPRMLINDGRVVSNFIVQALRNEPITVFGDGSQTRSFCYISDLIEGILRMMDCEGFTGPVNLGNPGEFTILELAKLVCEMTGSSSEIIFKPLPENDPCRRKPDISLAKEKLNWEPQIPLREGLKHTIEYFKNII encoded by the coding sequence ATGAGCCCAGTAAATTTGGTTACAGGTGGGGCAGGTTTTATTGGTTCCCATTTGTGTGAAGCATTATTACAACGCGGGGAAGAAGTTATTTGTCTGGATAATTTTTTTACAGGCAGAAAAAGGAATATTCAACATCTGATAGGTAATCCAAAATTTGAAGTTATCCGCCATGATATTACAGAGCCTATCCTCCTTGAAGTAGACCGAATATTTAATCTGGCGTGTCCCGCTTCACCGGTTCATTATCAATTTAACGCAGTAAAGACGATAAAAACGAATGTTATGGGTGCATTAAATGTGTTGGGTATGGCAAAACGGGTAAAGGCACGAGTTTTGCAGGCAAGCACATCGGAAGTTTATGGGGACCCTGCTGTGCATCCTCAACCCGAGACCTATTGGGGCAATGTAAATCCAATTGGGAGGCGTAGCTGTTACGATGAGGGCAAACGCGTGGCAGAAGCCTTATTTTTCGATTATCATCGTCAAAATGGGGTGGATATTCGTGTGATACGAATTTTTAATACCTATGGTCCCCGTATGTTGATTAATGATGGAAGAGTAGTAAGCAATTTCATTGTGCAGGCATTGCGAAACGAACCCATAACTGTTTTTGGAGATGGCTCTCAAACACGGTCTTTTTGTTATATAAGCGATTTGATAGAAGGTATTCTTCGGATGATGGATTGTGAAGGTTTCACCGGTCCTGTGAATTTAGGAAATCCCGGAGAATTTACCATTCTGGAATTGGCAAAATTAGTCTGCGAAATGACAGGTTCGTCTTCAGAAATTATTTTTAAGCCTTTACCTGAAAATGACCCTTGTCGAAGAAAACCCGATATTTCTCTTGCAAAGGAAAAATTGAATTGGGAACCCCAAATACCGCTCCGTGAAGGTTTGAAACATACCATTGAATATTTTAAGAACATTATATAA
- a CDS encoding PD-(D/E)XK nuclease family protein, with product MAQNLIFCGSQRSDRRNKIQGILEENYTSALLIVPTQQYAQKRRLELLNSINIPAIGKNIVTDFTQFAYNLLKEQYIPLHLLEEWEQKLLIRSILLSEEGRKKFESYKGLLAPDNLADSFHRIIRNLKQAGITPETFQEQIKRLSVEPWDEVVSWVYTTYQEQLKQNNGYDIPGLFWQAELECQKGKPQYITDKKYLLFDGFDDFTQSELRLIHALSSHFEHIVMGINFDTVPSRQDIYELAKDTLKRILSVLEAETISLDTPSPQTSIEFVADTLFGRDEPKTFVPSTASIIRVEQFINREEEIKNIACKIKHLLIQENVPLQKIAVSYRQLHQVRPLIEKIFTDYGIPYRILSPQSLKETWVSQFWERWFAQLNENSLSAITLLLHDPLWNIPISLREKFFLILSISGLSTNASLDCIDKKIEEKEKSLEDFNEEENKNISKIEIQQFFDELKRWLFWRNKFKKQDNVSNYIFIVLDLFHLLENTLKDCLLKEENKGKAEKEKRAYLQFLSVVKKLSTYFKNQELSLEEFQRVIFSLLSDVALFDTEHYWGVMCLDLPMIRNMEYDYLFVGGVEEGIIPLSPRQNALYSDKDITILRQSGLPIDDVAKQIRREWLFFQQIFETAQKGVFLSHALYSEKQEERSSSLLLRQCQEVCQYIQDNDLQNPKEIKTKLFIPCSPSELRNLLFYHQENEEILKQQYTDIFNCCFALQKREEGNGNIYTGDLQAEDIKKWLENRFGPNHVYSVDQIEEYVNCPFRFWTHRVLNLKDWEEELIYPSPLMIGSWAHDTLFILLKEHYEELLTNKNQVIKEKLKQIIKDIVIKDRKTFVLQKKWVDLTIEWLTQVLTEFLNSDNALIEPDWKPSYFELAFGRTMYQMEDERSQHKPYCIQIQDKSVLFSGRIDRIDRHVDNPSLRIIDYKWGSTPTKTDMGIKNNRVQEKLCSFQLFIYELAVEHHLFQEEGLSVAESCFLSITEQRKTSAPWGVNQNLRDEIKHRVKKIISETIENIHHGKFTSVPYKKQSCEYCSCKNACRYIKIEPSATLGEEESGEVEAT from the coding sequence ATGGCACAAAACCTGATTTTTTGTGGTAGTCAACGCTCCGACCGTAGGAATAAAATCCAGGGAATTTTAGAAGAGAATTATACATCTGCCTTACTTATTGTGCCTACCCAACAATATGCCCAAAAAAGGCGCCTAGAACTTTTAAATAGTATTAACATACCTGCTATTGGAAAAAATATTGTTACTGACTTTACCCAGTTTGCCTATAATTTGCTCAAAGAACAATATATTCCTCTGCATTTACTGGAAGAATGGGAACAGAAACTATTAATACGGTCTATTCTTTTATCGGAAGAGGGACGGAAAAAGTTTGAATCCTATAAAGGTTTACTGGCTCCAGACAACTTGGCAGATTCTTTCCATCGGATTATACGAAACTTAAAACAGGCCGGAATTACACCGGAAACATTTCAAGAGCAAATAAAAAGACTATCGGTAGAACCCTGGGACGAAGTAGTGTCATGGGTGTATACCACCTATCAGGAACAATTGAAGCAAAACAATGGGTATGATATTCCGGGCTTGTTCTGGCAGGCAGAATTAGAATGCCAAAAAGGCAAACCTCAATATATTACTGATAAAAAATATCTCCTATTCGATGGTTTTGACGATTTTACCCAATCGGAACTTCGCCTTATCCATGCGTTATCATCTCACTTTGAACATATCGTAATGGGTATTAATTTTGATACAGTGCCAAGCCGACAGGATATATATGAACTGGCAAAAGATACCCTAAAACGAATTCTATCCGTATTAGAGGCAGAGACGATTTCCCTGGATACGCCTTCTCCTCAAACCTCTATTGAATTTGTTGCGGATACTCTTTTTGGACGAGATGAACCGAAAACATTTGTCCCTTCTACTGCTTCCATTATTCGAGTAGAACAATTTATTAATCGGGAAGAGGAAATAAAAAATATCGCATGTAAGATAAAACATTTGCTAATTCAAGAAAATGTCCCACTACAAAAAATAGCCGTTAGTTATCGGCAGTTACATCAAGTGCGACCTCTTATTGAAAAAATATTTACTGATTACGGTATTCCTTACCGAATACTATCACCTCAAAGTTTAAAAGAAACATGGGTCAGTCAATTTTGGGAACGATGGTTTGCACAACTCAATGAAAATTCTCTTTCCGCTATAACCTTATTATTGCACGACCCCCTCTGGAATATTCCTATATCCCTTCGTGAAAAATTCTTTTTGATATTATCCATTTCAGGACTTTCTACCAACGCATCCCTTGATTGTATTGATAAAAAAATAGAGGAAAAGGAAAAAAGCCTGGAAGATTTTAATGAAGAGGAAAATAAAAATATTTCAAAAATAGAAATTCAACAATTTTTTGATGAACTAAAACGATGGCTTTTCTGGCGAAATAAATTTAAGAAACAAGACAATGTATCAAATTATATTTTCATCGTTTTGGACCTTTTTCATTTGTTGGAAAATACGCTAAAAGATTGTTTGTTAAAGGAAGAAAATAAAGGGAAGGCTGAAAAAGAAAAAAGGGCTTATTTGCAATTCCTTTCAGTAGTAAAAAAACTCTCTACTTATTTTAAGAATCAAGAACTTTCTTTAGAGGAATTTCAAAGAGTTATCTTTTCTTTACTATCAGATGTTGCTCTTTTTGATACAGAACATTATTGGGGTGTGATGTGTTTAGACCTGCCTATGATACGAAATATGGAATATGATTATCTTTTTGTAGGTGGAGTTGAAGAAGGAATAATTCCTTTATCTCCGAGACAGAATGCTTTATATTCTGATAAAGATATAACGATACTGCGACAATCTGGACTACCCATAGATGATGTTGCAAAACAGATACGGCGGGAATGGTTGTTTTTCCAGCAAATTTTTGAAACTGCTCAAAAAGGTGTTTTCCTGTCCCATGCTTTATATTCCGAAAAACAAGAGGAACGCTCTTCTAGCTTATTATTAAGGCAATGTCAGGAAGTATGTCAGTATATTCAGGATAATGACCTACAAAATCCGAAAGAAATAAAAACAAAACTTTTTATTCCTTGTTCTCCCTCTGAATTAAGGAACTTGCTTTTCTACCATCAGGAAAATGAAGAAATATTGAAGCAACAATATACGGATATTTTTAACTGCTGCTTTGCCTTACAAAAACGAGAAGAAGGGAACGGAAATATATACACGGGAGATTTGCAGGCAGAGGATATAAAAAAATGGCTTGAAAATAGGTTCGGACCCAATCATGTTTATAGTGTTGACCAGATTGAAGAATATGTAAATTGCCCATTCCGTTTCTGGACGCATAGAGTATTAAATTTAAAGGATTGGGAGGAAGAACTTATTTATCCTTCTCCTTTGATGATTGGCTCCTGGGCCCACGATACCCTTTTTATATTATTGAAAGAACATTATGAAGAATTATTAACGAATAAAAATCAAGTCATTAAGGAGAAATTAAAACAGATAATAAAAGATATTGTTATCAAAGACCGAAAAACTTTTGTATTACAAAAAAAATGGGTTGATTTAACAATAGAATGGCTAACGCAGGTGCTAACTGAATTTCTCAACTCCGATAATGCTTTGATTGAGCCTGATTGGAAACCTTCCTATTTTGAGCTGGCTTTTGGAAGAACGATGTATCAGATGGAAGATGAAAGAAGTCAACACAAACCTTATTGTATACAAATACAGGATAAATCTGTTTTATTTTCAGGTCGAATTGACCGTATTGATAGACATGTAGACAATCCATCGTTACGAATTATTGATTACAAATGGGGGAGTACTCCCACAAAAACGGATATGGGAATTAAGAATAATCGAGTGCAAGAAAAACTTTGCTCTTTTCAACTTTTTATTTACGAACTTGCTGTTGAGCATCACTTGTTTCAAGAAGAGGGTCTATCCGTTGCAGAATCCTGTTTTCTATCCATAACCGAACAGCGAAAAACATCGGCTCCATGGGGAGTAAATCAGAATTTACGAGATGAAATAAAGCATAGAGTAAAAAAGATTATTAGCGAGACAATCGAAAATATTCATCACGGAAAATTTACCTCGGTACCTTACAAAAAACAATCCTGTGAGTATTGTTCCTGCAAAAATGCATGCCGATACATAAAAATAGAACCAAGTGCAACATTGGGAGAAGAGGAAAGTGGAGAAGTTGAAGCAACATAG